Proteins co-encoded in one Trichoplusia ni isolate ovarian cell line Hi5 chromosome 19, tn1, whole genome shotgun sequence genomic window:
- the LOC113503284 gene encoding fibrillin-2-like isoform X2 — translation MIKLAILVVSRERAVDRGGPPFRSAREPVRVYHPSGRIIIYKRTTLEHRTVLWLPSIEESSGMGDGSKMTMWRLVAAAAVLCACAHISAADPRTPQSTRTPRLWPRAPRTLSDRKPNQFVGPHVCRSRNSTHCCPGWTSRPNSLLCIVPVCRPDCGSPGACVAPNMCRCATGVEAPSCGGGGLYPYPVRTPGGCRRICMNGGTCSNGTCSCAPGWSGEFCTEPICREPCLHGGRCIAPDRCVCFHGLSGTRCEIDRRTGPCYTETRGALCTGALEGVVCTKQLCCATVGSAWGHPCERCADLDCPHGHLRNLATKECQDIDECAAVPGLCEGGRCINSIGSFSCECPPGQRRHRVTNNCEDIDECEDEDICPNGKCVNTEGDYYCLCNPHFIPSPDKKFCIDGRVGSCFTYMSETGECADRLPMPLSNRDCCCGYNMGRAWGDLCTPCPPRGSTEWTHLCGGGAIPPNWRRNVTGGGEDDGTSYEPPAIAKINECMLRNGICGLGTCVDKDIGYQCDCWDGAESVIQDGNPICIDIDECALEYCKGGTCINRPGGFDCRCPPGFDPVENGQRCSDKNECEMTNGGMCTNGECRNSDGGFECVCNPGYESTETGHACRDVDECRDNPRVCRRGRCRNTPGGYDCDCEPGFDISAGGYCTDIDECADNTVCQGGRCVNSEGSFQCVCEAGYRPTPDRGACIDVNECSEQRVCRNGRCHNTPGSFRCECLPGFTLSNDGRTCLDEVQDLCYEKFEEGHCTLPGQNPVTRSQCCCSSSKGLHLGWGVACKACPEAGSKEYDILCPEGSSKDNGGADINECTMIPGICPHGTCENLEPGYKCICDPGFHPDADGICRDIDECDMHQSYCTGGQCRNTLGSFTCVCPPGTRYEPDEQICRDIDECEEQSNPCDNGRCINSHGSYECECENGFVLDATAQHCIDNRRGSCWRRVVEGQCEAAALRPLLRQQCCCSVGLAWGSPCEPCDPDSCPCQKGFAKLDGATCRDVDECQLDSELCIGGTCVNTDGSYKCECPPGLTLDPTGNRCVDTRREYCYTDFVGGRCSNPLQVEVLRAVCCCSSLGKAWGDRRCEACPKKGTDAYRNLCIAEGTGHPPTIWDRPGGPIGNGSVWGGDNGGISGIGGGGGGGEGDYDWEQVGGGDDNWRNISGDSWHKGGPGVIPGQMEVNECAAFPGLCGHGRCRNLVGTFTCDCFPGYEKDSKNHTCVDVNECEIVDGVCGAGECRNTEGSFTCHCNPGHKADDFSKVCVDIDECAETRGLCRGGRCINTPGSFRCECGPGMELSPDRLSCKDVDECSITSGICSNGACENLMGTYQCVCDEGYAQSTVKSHCEDIDECTEDPTRCQHDCVNTPGSYHCTCREGWHRRADGRSCRDIDECGGGARPCGGGVCRNTPGSYVCTCSDGLLPAPDAAKPTCHDIDECADVPDLCGAGECHNTIGSFVCRCPDGYSVKPEQGPACTDDDECELGTCDCHPAADCINLPGSFQCRCRDGWRGDGTECEDIDECLTNNGGCHPRATCTNTDGSFMCLCDTGYKGDGYSCVDIDECANDPTLCENGHCTNTPGGYECDCDVGFTKSPDGRSCLDMDECATFDNVCVFGRCVNTYGMFKCICDKGYQSDSIDDLMPGFNCTDVDECKSPQSCQYGQCINTQGSYICRCPPNYELVSDGTACYDSRKARCYGKVDLKSGAEHCRDSDELSEDGTMAACCCSVGAAWGNYCDLCPEPGSEAYRQLCPGGPGYQPVLEPPSYVVTLADIDECAQHPALCAHGTCTNTFGSFVCTCGAGWQLAPGEARCQDIDECATPGLCGPGICRNLQGSYVCLCPEGYVAMPNGKECVDVRQRQCYMDWDPDTGRCTGAAGVPQTKYLCCCSVGRAWGAPCEACPDKGSQEHMALCGEKPGEYINPMTNETKPINECDIMPQLCKPGTCHDTPTGFQCGCDHGYEHDNTSHLCRDIDECASQAGVCRGLAQCVNLPGAFECRCPPGYRLSASLDECDDVDECADERLCDHGDCRNTIGSYRCDCKPGYTLRDNACRDVDECARPRPMCRNGTCENLPGGYACHCDEGFKPGANNDCIDINECREGGMVCRNGRCRNTVGSFRCECAPGYALTADARHCRDVDECSELPQPCGRDGSPSCTNTNGGYECSCGAGWRLVGRRCVDRDECREIQYVCAGGDCRNFNGGYVCDCPPGWRFDKAAAICVDERKELCYDEFESGRCHKARPLQLGRPECCCSEGAAWGRYCERCPTPDSPEFLRICQGGMGRPNLTQDLDECKVRPDVCKGGRCINTDGSFRCACAAGYVLDASGLACVDADECAADPRICGNGTCTNTPGGYECRCNYGFTQGPDQTCVDIDECAEGRALCTFRCHNTLGSFRCTCPYGYAVAADGVHCTDIDECAQDLKVCPHACENVVGSYICKCPEGYKRTSSPHDAPDACEDIDECLEAERCSPGVCINTEGGFLCDCDVGYEPSEDGMACIDHRTGMCHRSLVAGRCMPEPWPRALASTPAPPAHVTKAQCCCTLGVAWGPECELCPQPGTPERLELCSPINLGGGTTGLIPGMKGENNGQIGNGIDMFDVDECAAMPGLCAPGRCVNTIGSFRCVCGRGFKAAGEVCADIDECSVRPPPCEQLCKNTEGSYECLCRSGYEVDEDGANCRDVDECERGTHTCQQTCTNTEGSYECSCQDGYEKRGDACVDVNECHEEGLCPAPGKCVNLLGSFRCVCPRGFRLDVAGARCLDRDECEAGRCQSPCRNYAGGYRCDCPAGSVRSSSGVCVPQDACAASPCGGSPCFAVAGAYRCGCPAGYGWDAGHAVCLQLAGGCATASCLYGCSSFGASYQCGCPAGYQLVGAGHCLTALDGALPPDDIGDAPVFPVRDQYKIGGDKDLISTEGCFSCKVNGRRRRAPDEAIVFANGTTIVRKRKRRSRRRRSVLEPEAELIVVSATARQTWGRAPLLRLLPAAGGARAHYRVAYGDPHQDFLLSKRDGVWALRLRRHLNSQVVMDRQLELEARFVSPGGRRARGVRGLRSRRAADAPAPLRLYVSVRIAPKHT, via the exons GGTGATGGTTCCAAGATGACAATGTGGCGGCTCGTGGCGGCGGCGGCAGTGCTCTGCGCGTGCGCTCACATCTCCGCGGCCGACCCGCGCACCCCGCAGAGCACGCGCACGCCGCGCCTGTGGCCCAGAGCGCCGCGCACGCTCTCAGATCGCAAGCCCAACCAGTTCGTAGG GCCCCACGTTTGTCGATCTCGCAACAGCACGCATTGCTGTCCCGGATGGACGTCCAGGCCGAATTCATTACTTTGCATAGTCC CCGTGTGCCGGCCTGACTGCGGCTCGCCGGGAGCGTGCGTGGCCCCCAACATGTGCCGCTGCGCCACCGGAGTGGAGGCGCCCTCCTGTGGAGGTGGCGGACTTTACCCCTACCCAG TACGAACGCCGGGCGGCTGTCGTCGTATCTGCATGAACGGCGGTACCTGTTCCAATGGTACTTGTTCCTGCGCGCCCGGCTGGAGCGGAGAGTTCTGTACTGAAC CTATATGTCGTGAGCCATGTTTGCACGGCGGTAGATGTATCGCTCCCGATCGATGCGTCTGTTTCCACGGACTGTCCGGCACAAGGTGTGAGATTGACAGGCGAACTG GTCCGTGCTACACGGAGACCCGCGGCGCGCTGTGCACGGGCGCGCTGGAGGGCGTGGTGTGCACCAAGCAGCTGTGCTGCGCCACCGTGGGCAGCGCCTGGGGACACCCCTGCGAGCGCTGCGCGGACCTCGACTGCCCGCACGGGCACCTGCGGAACCTCGCCACCAAGGAGTGCCAG GATATAGACGAGTGTGCAGCAGTCCCAGGTCTCTGCGAGGGCGGGCGTTGCATCAACTCCATCGGGTCGTTCTCTTGCGAGTGTCCGCCCGGACAGCGCCGCCATCGCGTCACCAACAACTGTGAGGATATCGACGAGTGCGAGGACGAAGATATTTGTCCG AACGGCAAATGTGTTAACACGGAAGGCGACTACTACTGTCTATGTAACCCTCACTTCATTCCGAGCCCAGacaaaaagttttgtatag ACGGACGAGTGGGCAGCTGCTTCACATACATGAGCGAGACGGGCGAGTGCGCGGACCGGCTGCCGATGCCGCTCTCCAACCGCGACTGCTGCTGCGGGTACAACATGGGCCGCGCCTGGGGGGACCTTTGCACGCCCTGCCCGCCTAGGGGATCCA CGGAGTGGACGCACctgtgcggcggcggcgcgatCCCGCCGAACTGGCGCCGCAACGTGACGGGCGGCGGCGAAGACGACGGGACCTCGTACGAGCCGCCCGCCATCGCCAAGATCAACGAGTGCATGCTCAGGAACGGCATCTGCGGACTCGGAACCTGCGTCGACAAGGACATCGG ATATCAATGTGACTGCTGGGATGGTGCTGAATCAGTGATACAAGATGGCAACCCAATTTGTATTGATATCGACGAATGTGCTCTTGAATATTGTAAAGGAGGAACGTGTATAAACAGACCAGGTGGATTTGACTGCAG GTGTCCACCTGGTTTCGATCCTGTCGAAAACGGTCAAAGGTGCAGCGATAAAAACGAATGTGAAATGACGAACGGAGGAATGTGCACTAATGGAGAGTGTCGAAACAGCGATGGAGG ATTCGAGTGCGTGTGCAACCCTGGTTACGAGTCTACGGAGACCGGTCACGCGTGTCGCGACGTGGACGAGTGCCGCGACAACCCGCGCGTGTGCCGGCGCGGGCGCTGCCGCAACACGCCCGGCGGCTACGACTGCGACTGCGAGCCCGGCTTCGACATCAGCGCCGGCGGCTACTGCACAGACATCGACGAGTGCGCCGACAACACCGTCTGCCAG GGTGGTCGCTGCGTTAACAGCGAAGGCTCGTTCCAGTGTGTATGTGAGGCAGGCTACAGACCCACTCCAGACCGTGGTGCATGTATTGACGTTAATGAATGCTCAGAACAACGAGTCTGTAGGAATGGCCGCTGTCATAATACGCCCGGCTCCTTCCGATGCGAATGTCTGCCTGGTTTTACGCTAAGCAACGATGGTAGGACATGTCTTG ATGAGGTGCAAGATTTATGTTACGAAAAGTTTGAAGAAGGGCATTGTACTTTACCTGGACAAAATCCAGTAACTCGATCTCAGTGCTGTTGTAGTTCTAGTAAAG GTCTTCATTTAGGTTGGGGTGTTGCTTGCAAAGCCTGTCCTGAAGCTGGAAGCAAGGAATACGACATCCTTTGTCCCGAAGGTTCGAGCAAGGATAACGGAGGAGCAGATATTAACGAGTGTACTATGATTCCTGGAATTTGTCCTCACGGTACTTGTGAGAACTTAGAGCCCGGATACAAATGCATCTGTGACCCTGGATTCCATCCCGATGCTGATGGAATTTGTAGGGATATTGATGAATGTGATATGCACCAGTCG TACTGCACAGGCGGTCAGTGCCGCAACACGCTCGGAAGCTTCACGTGCGTATGCCCACCGGGGACTCGTTACGAGCCCGACGAACAAATCTGCCGAGACATTGACGAATGCGAGG AACAATCGAACCCTTGCGATAATGGCCGCTGTATCAACTCCCACGGTAGCTACGAGTGCGAGTGTGAAAATGGATTTGTACTTGACGCTACTGCCCAGCACTGTATTG ACAACCGTCGCGGCTCGTGCTGGCGGCGCGTGGTGGAGGGCCAGTGCGAGGCGGCGGCGCTGCGCCCGCTGCTGCGCCAGCAGTGCTGCTGCAGCGTGGGGCTGGCCTGGGGCTCTCCCTGCGAGCCCTGCGACCCCGACTCCTGTCCCTGCCAGAAGGGCTTCGCCAAG CTTGACGGAGCGACCTGCAGAGACGTGGACGAATGCCAGCTAGATTCTGAGCTATGTATTGGGGGCACTTGTGTAAACACGGATGGCTCCTACAAGTGCGAATGCCCACCAGGACTCACGCTTGACCCAACTG GTAACCGTTGCGTGGACACTCGTCGTGAATATTGTTATACTGACTTTGTTGGAGGACGTTGTTCAAATCCCCTGCAAGTGGAGGTGTTGCGCGCTGTCTGCTGCTGCTCTTCACTGGGTAAAGCTTGGGGAGACAGGCGATGCGAAGCCTGTCCTAAGAAGG GAACGGATGCATACCGCAACCTTTGCATCGCTGAAGGGACAGGACACCCGCCAACAATTTGGGACCGACCAGGAGGACCCATTGGCAATGGTAGTGTGTGGGGAGGCGACAACGGCGGTATCAGTGGTATTGGTGGGGGTGGCGGTGGTGGCGAAGGAGACTATGATTGGGAACAAGTCGGTGGAGGGGATGACAATTGGAGGAACATCTCCGGGGACAGCTGGCACAAGGGCGGGCCTGGGGTTATTCCCGGACAAATGGAAGTCAACGAGTGCGCAGCCTTCCCGGGGCTCTGTGGACATGGCCGCTGCAGGAACTTGGTCGGCACTTTCACTTGTGACTGCTTCCCTGGATATGAAAAG GACTCAAAGAATCATACATGTGTGGATGTAAACGAGTGCGAGATAGTAGACGGTGTTTGTGGAGCTGGCGAGTGCCGCAATACTGAGGGTAGCTTCACCTGCCACTGCAACCCTGGACATAAGGCTGATGACTTCTCTAAAGTCTGTGTTG ACATCGATGAATGTGCTGAGACTCGTGGTTTGTGTCGCGGTGGTCGCTGCATCAATACGCCCGGCTCTTTCCGCTGCGAGTGCGGCCCCGGCATGGAACTGTCGCCCGACAGACTGTCCTGCAAGGACGTGGACGAGTGTTCCATCACTTCTG GAATTTGTAGCAACGGCGCTTGCGAGAATCTCATGGGTACATACCAGTGTGTTTGCGACGAAGGTTATGCACAGTCCACTGTTAAGTCCCACTGTGAAGATATCGACGAATGTACGGAGGACCCCACGAGATGTCAGCACGACTGTGTCAATACTCCTGGATCTTATCACTGTACTTGCAG GGAGGGCTGGCACCGGCGCGCGGACGGGCGCTCGTGCCGCGACATCGACgagtgcggcggcggcgcgcggccgtgcggcggcggcgtgtgCCGCAACACGCCCGGCTCCTACGTGTGCACCTGCAGCGACGGCCTGCTGCCCGCGCCCGACGCCGCCAAGCCCACCTGCCACGACATTGACGAGTGCGCCGAC GTTCCTGACCTGTGTGGAGCTGGTGAATGTCACAACACTATTGGAAGCTTTGTCTGTCGCTGTCCCGACGGTTACAGCGTGAAGCCGGAGCAAGGTCCCGCATGTACTGATGATGACGAATGCGAACTTGGTACTTGCGACTGTCATCCAGCTGCTGATTGTATTAATTTGCCG GGTTCGTTCCAATGCCGCTGCCGCGACGGCTGGCGCGGCGACGGTACGGAGTGCGAGGACATCGACGAGTGCCTCACCAACAACGGCGGCTGCCACCCTCGCGCCACCTGCACCAACACCGACGGCTCATTTATGTGCCTCTGCGATACTGGATACAAGGGCGACGG TTATTCATGCGTGGATATTGATGAATGCGCAAACGACCCGACCCTCTGTGAGAACGGGCACTGCACCAACACGCCCGGCGGGTACGAGTGCGACTGTGATGTCGGCTTTACGAAGTCACCTGACGGCAGATCCTGTCTTg ATATGGACGAGTGCGCGACATTTGACAATGTCTGCGTTTTCGGTCGGTGTGTGAACACGTACGGCATGTTTAAATGTATCTGTGACAAGGGATACCAATCCGACAGCATTGACGATC TGATGCCCGGTTTCAACTGCACGGACGTGGACGAGTGTAAGTCACCGCAGTCCTGTCAGTACGGACAGTGCATCAACACTCAGGGCTCCTACATCTGCAGGTGTCCGCCTAACTACGAGCTGGTCTCCGACGGCACTGCTTGTTATG ATTCCCGAAAGGCTCGCTGTTATGGCAAAGTAGATCTGAAGTCTGGAGCAGAACATTGCCGAGACAGTGACGAATTATCTGAAGATGGGACAATGGCCGCTTGTTGTTGTTCTGTTG GTGCTGCTTGGGGCAACTATTGTGATCTTTGTCCGGAGCCCGGCTCTGAAGCGTATAGACAACTTTGCCCTGGTGGACCCGGATACCAACCTGTGCTTGAACCA CCGTCGTACGTGGTGACGCTGGCGGACATCGACGAGTGCGCGCAGCACCCGGCGCTGTGCGCGCACGGCACGTGCACCAACACGTTCGGGTCCTTCGTGTGCACGTGCGGCGCCGGCTGGCAGCTGGCGCCCGGCGAGGCGCGCTGCCAGGACATCGACGAGTGCGCCACGCCCGGCCTGTGCGGGCCCGGCATCTGCCGCAACCTGCAGGGCTCCTACGTCTGCCTCTGCCCCGAGGGATACGTCGCCATGCCCAATGGAA AGGAGTGTGTAGACGTTCGTCAACGGCAATGCTACATGGACTGGGATCCTGACACGGGCAGATGCACGGGTGCCGCCGGAGTACCGCAAACTAAATACCTTTGCTGCTGTTCCGTTGGCCGAGCTTGGGGTGCACCCTGCGAAGCCTGCCCAGACAAGGGATCACAAGAACACATGGCTCTCTGTGGGGAGAAACCTGGAGAATACATCAATCCTATGACAAATGAGACCAAGCCTATCAACGAGTGTGATATAATGCCACAACTGTGTAAACCTGGAACCTGTCACGACACTCCGACTGGTTTCCAGTGCGGATGTGATCACGG TTACGAGCATGACAACACGTCACACCTGTGCCGCGACATCGACGAGTGCGCGTCACAGGCGGGCGTGTGCCGCGGACTGGCGCAGTGCGTCAACCTGCCCGGCGCCTTCGAGTGCCGCTGCCCGCCCGGGTACCGCCTCAGCGCCTCGCTCGACGAGTGTGACGACGTCGACGAGTGCGCCGACGAGCGCCTCTGCGACCACGGCGACTGCAGGAACACCATCGGATCTTACAG ATGTGACTGCAAGCCAGGTTACACGCTCCGCGATAATGCTTGTCGTGATGTGGACGAGTGCGCGCGCCCGCGACCGATGTGTCGCAACGGAACCTGCGAGAACCTGCCCGGAGGGTACGCCTGTCACTGTGATGAGGGCTTCAAGCCAGGCGCTAACAACGACTGTATAG ACATAAACGAGTGTCGCGAGGGCGGCATGGTGTGCCGCAACGGTCGCTGCCGCAACACGGTGGGCTCGTTCCGCTGCGAGTGCGCGCCGGGCTACGCGCTGACGGCGGACGCGCGCCACTGCCGCGACGTGGACGAGTGCTCCGAGCTGCCGCAGCCCTGCGGCCGCGACGGCTCGCCCTCATGCACCAACACCAACGGAGG GTATGAATGTTCATGTGGTGCGGGTTGGAGGCTGGTCGGGCGACGATGTGTGGACCGCGATGAGTGCAGAGAGATCCAATACGTTTGCGCTGGAGGAGACTGTCGAAACTTTAACGGAGG ATACGTATGTGACTGTCCACCTGGCTGGAGATTCGATAAGGCGGCTGCCATCTGTGTCGACGAGCGTAAAGAACTTTGTTACGATGAGTTCGAATCCGGAAGATGTCACAAGGCTAGACCTCTACAGCTTGGTCGACCAGAGTGCTGTTGTTCCGAAg GTGCTGCTTGGGGAAGATACTGTGAACGTTGTCCGACGCCAGATTCACCTGAATTCCTTCGAATTTGTCAAGGTGGAATGGGCAGACCTAATCTTACTCAG GACCTAGACGAGTGCAAGGTCCGCCCTGACGTGTGTAAGGGCGGGCGCTGCATCAACACGGACGGGTCGTtccgctgcgcgtgcgccgccggCTACGTGCTGGACGCGTCGGGGCTCGCCTGCGTGGACGCGGACGAGTGCGCCGCCGACCCGCGCATCTGCGGGAACGGAACCTGCACCAACACGCCCGGCGGCTACGAGTGCCGCTGCAACTACGGCTTCACACAGGGACCTGATCAG ACGTGCGTGGACATAGACGAGTGCGCGGAGGGACGCGCGCTGTGCACGTTCCGCTGCCACAACACGCTGGGCTCGTTCCGCTGCACGTGCCCCTACGGGTACGCGGTGGCGGCGGACGGCGTGCACTGCACCGACATCGACGAGTGCGCGCAGGACCTCAAGGTCTGTCCGCACGCCTGCGAGAATGTCGTCGGGTCCTACATCTGCAAGTGCCCGGAAG GTTACAAACGAACATCTTCACCCCACGATGCACCGGATGCCTGCGAGGACATCGACGAGTGTTTGGAGGCTGAGCGCTGCTCCCCGGGCGTGTGCATCAATACCGAGGGCGGCTTCCTCTGCGACTGCGATGTGGGCTACGAACCGAGTGAAGATGGAATGGCCTGTATCG ACCACCGCACAGGCATGTGCCACCGCTCGCTGGTGGCGGGGCGCTGCATGCCGGAGCCGTGGCCGCGCGCGCTCGCCTccacgcccgcgccgcccgcacACGTCACCAA AGCGCAATGTTGCTGTACGCTGGGTGTTGCCTGGGGTCCGGAATGCGAGCTGTGTCCGCAGCCTGGCACCCCCGAGCGCCTGGAACTGTGTTCACCTATCAACTTGGGCGGCGGCACCACTGGCCTCATACCCGGCATGAAGGGAGAGAACAACGGACAGATCGGGAACGGCATCGACATGTTCGATGTAGACGAGTGTGCCGCGATGCCTGGCCTGTGCGCGCCCGGCAGATGTGTTAATACTATTGGCAG TTTCCGTTGCGTGTGCGGCCGCGGCTTCAAAGCAGCGGGCGAGGTGTGCGCGGACATCGACGAGTGCAGCGTGCGGCCGCCGCCGTGCGAGCAGCTCTGCAAGAACACGGAGGGCTCGTACGAGTGCCTCTGCCGCAGCGGCTACGAGGTGGACGAGGACGGCGCCAACTGCCGCGACGTGGACGAGTGCGAGCGCGGCACGCACACCTGCCAGCAGACCTGCACCAACACCGAGGGCTCCTACGAGTGCTCCTGCCAGGACGGATATGAGAAGAGGGGCGATGCCTGTGTTG ATGTGAACGAGTGCCATGAAGAAGGTTTGTGCCCGGCGCCAGGCAAGTGTGTGAATCTGCTGGGCTCGTTCCGCTGCGTGTGCCCGCGCGGGTTCCGCCTGGACGTGGCGGGCGCGCGCTGCTTGGACCGCGACGAGTGCGAGGCGGGCCGCTGCCAGTCGCCCTGCAGGAACTACGCCGGCGGATACCGCTGCGACTGCCCCGCTG GCTCGGTGCGGTCGTCGAGCGGCGTGTGCGTGCCGCAGGACGCGTGCGCGGCGTCGCCGTGCGGCGGCTCGCCGTGCTTCGCGGTGGCCGGCGCCTACCGCTGCGGCTGCCCCGCCGGCTACGGCTGGGACGCCGGGCACGCCGTGTGTCTGCAG CTGGCAGGCGGGTGCGCGACGGCGAGCTGCCTGTACGGCTGCTCGTCGTTCGGCGCGTCGTACCAGTGCGGCTGCCCGGCCGGCTACCAGCTGGTGGGCGCGGGCCACTGCCTCACGGCGCTGGACGGCGCGCTGCCGCCCGACGACATCGGCGACGCGCCCGTCTTCCCCGTGCGCGACCAGTACAAGATCGGCGGAGACAAGGACCTCATCTCCACCGAGGGCTGCTTCAGCTGCAAG GTGAACGGACGTAGACGAAGAGCTCCCGATGAAGCGATTGTGTTTGCGAACGGCACCACAATCGTCAGGAAACGTAAACGACGCAGTCGCC GACGACGCTCTGTGCTGGAGCCGGAGGCGGAGCTGATCGTGGTGTCGGCGACGGCGCGGCAGACGTGGGGGCGCGCGCCGCTGCTGCGCCTGCTGCCCGCcgccggcggcgcgcgcgcgcacTACCGCGTGGCCTACGGGGACCCGCACCAGGACTTCCTGCTCTCCAAGCGGGACGGCGTCTGGGCGCTGCGACTGCGCAGGCATCTCAACTCACAG GTGGTGATGGACCGGCAGCTGGAGCTAGAGGCTCGGTTCGTGTCtccgggcgggcggcgcgcgcgcggcgtgCGGGGGCTGCgctcgcgccgcgccgccgacgcgcccgcgccgctgcgCCTCTACGTGTCCGTGAGGATCGCGCCCAAACACACCTGA